Proteins encoded in a region of the Mycolicibacterium duvalii genome:
- a CDS encoding HPr family phosphocarrier protein, giving the protein MPTKTVIVGSAIGLHARPAAIIAEAVVEAGVPVTLSMDGGEPVDAGSALMIMTLGAGNGAEVTVASDDEAALNKVAELVQQDLDA; this is encoded by the coding sequence ATGCCCACCAAGACCGTCATCGTCGGCTCGGCCATCGGACTGCACGCCCGGCCCGCGGCGATCATCGCCGAAGCCGTCGTTGAGGCCGGAGTGCCCGTCACGCTGTCGATGGACGGCGGTGAGCCCGTCGACGCCGGCTCGGCCCTGATGATCATGACGCTGGGTGCCGGCAACGGCGCCGAGGTCACCGTCGCCTCCGACGACGAAGCCGCGCTGAACAAGGTCGCCGAGCTGGTGCAGCAGGACCTCGACGCCTGA